In Pirellulales bacterium, a single genomic region encodes these proteins:
- a CDS encoding aminotransferase class III-fold pyridoxal phosphate-dependent enzyme, which translates to LSALCYPRINRFFFTCGGAESNESAFKTARFFWKVAGKPGKTKIISRTWGYHGVTLAAMSATGIASYWPMFEPRVPGFIQIDSPYPYRFQPPADVKHDDPRTRGQIAADLLEAAILREGADTVAAFIGEPVQGAGGVIVPPDDYWPRIRQICDRHHVLLIADEVITGFGRTGDWFALTRYGIEPDIVTFAKGITSGYFPLGGMGLSDAIAEAVDSAAGSQTWMHAFTYSAHPVGCAVALANLNILEREELLPRARGLGERLLHQLKTLESHPHVGEVRGLGLMAAVELVADKRTKAEFLPEEKVGNRVHAATQQHGMFTRMHGDVYNFAPCYVAQQTQIDRMVDILGSSIEAVLGK; encoded by the coding sequence GGCTCTCGGCCCTCTGCTATCCGCGAATCAACCGGTTCTTCTTCACCTGCGGCGGGGCGGAGTCGAACGAATCGGCCTTTAAGACGGCCCGTTTCTTTTGGAAAGTGGCCGGCAAACCGGGCAAGACGAAGATCATCAGCCGCACCTGGGGTTATCACGGCGTGACGCTCGCGGCGATGTCGGCCACGGGGATCGCCAGCTATTGGCCGATGTTCGAGCCGCGGGTGCCCGGTTTCATCCAGATCGACAGCCCGTATCCGTATCGCTTCCAGCCGCCGGCCGACGTGAAGCACGACGATCCGCGGACCCGCGGGCAGATTGCGGCCGATCTCCTGGAGGCGGCCATCCTCCGCGAAGGGGCGGACACGGTGGCCGCCTTCATCGGCGAACCGGTGCAAGGGGCCGGCGGCGTGATCGTGCCCCCGGATGACTATTGGCCTCGGATTCGCCAGATTTGCGATCGCCACCATGTCCTGCTAATCGCCGACGAAGTGATTACAGGCTTCGGCCGGACGGGGGATTGGTTTGCCCTGACGCGCTACGGCATCGAGCCGGACATTGTCACATTTGCCAAGGGTATCACGAGCGGCTATTTCCCGCTCGGCGGCATGGGCCTGAGCGACGCAATCGCCGAGGCCGTCGATTCGGCCGCTGGGTCGCAGACGTGGATGCACGCCTTCACCTACTCGGCCCATCCCGTGGGCTGCGCCGTGGCGCTGGCGAACCTGAACATCCTCGAACGTGAGGAGCTGTTGCCGCGGGCTCGCGGGCTGGGCGAGCGGTTGCTGCATCAGTTGAAAACGCTCGAATCGCATCCGCACGTGGGCGAGGTCCGGGGGTTGGGCCTGATGGCGGCGGTCGAGTTGGTGGCGGACAAGAGGACCAAAGCCGAGTTCCTGCCGGAGGAGAAGGTCGGCAATCGCGTTCACGCCGCCACGCAGCAGCACGGGATGTTCACGCGGATGCACGGCGACGTCTACAACTTTGCTCCCTGCTACGTCGCCCAGCAAACGCAAATCGACCGCATGGTGGACATCCTCGGCAGCTCGATCGAGGCCGTGCTGGGAAAATGA
- a CDS encoding response regulator transcription factor, translated as MASATQPLRVLTIEDDSAIRRGIVDALRFAGYAPLEAANGEAGLAMALQQPYDLLLLDLVLPGPDGLEILRQVRTVRPTQPVIILTARGAENDRVTGLRLGADDYVIKPFSVKELLARIEAVLRRSPERPRDIVQIPFPGGVADLARSEIRFDDGERGELSEKEVELLRYLAANAGRAISRDELLLRVWQISPRGLATRTIDMHVTRLREKLRDDPSQPRVVLTVRGKGYMFAIDGPPECTPLAPRLS; from the coding sequence ATGGCGAGCGCAACTCAACCCCTCCGCGTGTTGACGATCGAAGACGATTCGGCCATTCGCCGCGGGATCGTCGATGCACTGCGGTTCGCCGGCTATGCGCCCCTGGAGGCCGCCAACGGCGAGGCCGGGCTGGCAATGGCTTTGCAGCAGCCTTATGACCTGCTGCTCTTGGACCTTGTTCTGCCGGGACCCGATGGGCTCGAGATCCTTCGGCAGGTGCGGACCGTGCGGCCTACGCAGCCGGTGATCATCTTGACGGCCCGTGGAGCCGAAAACGACCGCGTGACCGGGCTGCGGCTCGGGGCGGACGACTATGTCATCAAGCCGTTCAGCGTGAAGGAACTCTTGGCCCGAATCGAAGCGGTGCTCCGCCGCTCGCCGGAACGGCCGCGCGACATCGTTCAGATTCCTTTCCCCGGCGGGGTTGCCGACTTGGCGCGTTCGGAGATTCGCTTCGATGACGGCGAGCGCGGCGAGCTGTCAGAGAAAGAGGTGGAGTTGCTTCGCTATTTGGCCGCCAACGCCGGCCGGGCCATTTCGCGCGACGAGTTGCTGCTGCGCGTCTGGCAAATCAGTCCGCGCGGCCTGGCGACGCGGACGATCGACATGCACGTCACTCGATTGCGGGAAAAACTGCGCGACGATCCCTCGCAGCCGCGCGTCGTGCTCACCGTGCGCGGCAAGGGCTACATGTTCGCGATCGATGGCCCACCTGAGTGCACTCCGCTCGCTCCGAGGCTTTCCTAA